One segment of Tamlana crocina DNA contains the following:
- a CDS encoding outer membrane lipoprotein carrier protein LolA, whose amino-acid sequence MKKLFALAMIALSVNVFAQNKAKTLLNEVSEKVKTYENISLDFKYTLENLSENIKQETKGDVVLEGEKYRLNILGVTRLFDGKTLYSISPEDEEVTITSTIDEENDAITPSKMLSFYEDGYTYQTDIQQNINGRKIQYVKLTPIDSNSEIKNILLGIDANTKHIYNLIQVGKNGTKTTLTVNSFKTNTPISKSLFTFDASKYKDYYINKLD is encoded by the coding sequence ATGAAAAAACTATTTGCGCTTGCAATGATTGCCCTTTCCGTTAATGTTTTTGCTCAAAATAAAGCCAAAACACTTTTAAACGAAGTTTCAGAAAAGGTAAAAACCTATGAGAATATTTCACTCGATTTTAAATATACTTTAGAAAACCTTTCTGAAAACATTAAACAGGAAACCAAAGGCGATGTGGTTTTGGAGGGCGAAAAATACCGTTTGAATATTTTGGGGGTTACCCGTCTTTTTGATGGAAAAACCCTTTATAGCATTAGCCCAGAAGACGAGGAAGTGACCATTACATCAACCATTGATGAGGAAAACGACGCCATTACCCCAAGCAAAATGTTATCGTTCTACGAAGACGGTTATACTTACCAAACCGATATTCAACAGAACATAAACGGAAGAAAAATCCAGTATGTAAAGTTGACTCCCATCGATTCGAATTCAGAAATCAAAAATATCCTCTTAGGGATTGATGCCAATACCAAACATATTTATAACCTGATTCAAGTTGGAAAAAACGGTACAAAAACCACACTAACCGTTAATTCTTTTAAAACGAATACGCCCATATCAAAAAGCTTGTTTACCTTTGATGCCAGTAAATACAAAGACTATTACATTAATAAATTAGACTAA
- a CDS encoding LptF/LptG family permease, translating into MFIILMLIFILQTIWLYIKELAGKDLDLIVIVKFLVYFMPKLIPLVLPLTILLSSIMVFGSFAENYEFAAMKSTGISLQRAMSGLSIFIVMLGIITFFFSNNVIPWAELNSYNLRRNIAKLKPAMAIAEGQFNAIEGTDYNIKVEKKSGDRGQFLEDVTIHIKGNNGRKNTTVIKSKTGELTSAENSNVLKLILLDGNLYQDVETKNLKTRERQPFAKSAFEKKIINIDLSNMNQVDFDEQSQTDKYNMLDVVDLNKTIDSLVKKSDEEHETFAKNLEVRSGLPQIQKTPVNSKKNDSITEEYTGAILNIFDTKKKIEMVESALRTIASSKQLISSKEVTLKNSKSWLNKHVISFHEKFALAFACIILFFVGAPLGALIRKGGIGLPMVIAIVLFLSYHFIGIFATNSAKNGGFNPILASWFSTLVMLPLGIFLTKRATEDKGLFDFDSVIEPLKRIFKIKEKNSVDYKFLSNQKNEELVDIINNYESLGHEEPVRFEAIKILKARGIETKKLKDNGVIIKDEFLKSEDIVQDYQNHVTFAKTLYFIGAVLLVLFFVFRNNKLPSLADSAIQLSIVSLILFVIYYIKSIKNAFQFYSHINKTRKRPKILLLIIGLPLYMITFLFLNQKIKEDLKRNCLDSLK; encoded by the coding sequence GTGTTTATTATACTCATGCTGATTTTTATTTTACAGACCATCTGGCTTTATATAAAGGAATTGGCGGGTAAAGATTTAGATCTGATTGTTATCGTTAAGTTTTTGGTGTATTTTATGCCGAAGCTTATTCCGCTGGTATTACCGCTTACCATTCTGCTTTCATCCATTATGGTATTTGGTAGCTTTGCCGAAAATTATGAGTTTGCTGCCATGAAATCTACCGGAATTTCGTTGCAACGTGCCATGTCTGGGCTCAGTATTTTTATTGTGATGCTGGGTATTATTACGTTTTTCTTTTCGAACAACGTTATTCCGTGGGCCGAGCTCAATTCTTATAATTTGCGCCGAAATATCGCTAAGTTAAAACCAGCCATGGCCATTGCCGAAGGGCAGTTCAATGCTATTGAAGGCACCGATTACAATATTAAAGTTGAAAAGAAGAGTGGTGACCGCGGACAGTTTTTGGAAGATGTTACCATCCATATAAAAGGCAATAACGGCCGAAAAAACACAACGGTAATAAAATCGAAAACCGGTGAGTTAACCAGTGCGGAAAATTCGAACGTTTTAAAGCTTATTCTTCTCGATGGCAACCTTTACCAAGATGTGGAGACCAAAAACCTAAAAACCAGAGAACGGCAACCCTTCGCCAAAAGTGCTTTTGAAAAGAAGATTATCAACATTGATTTGTCGAATATGAATCAAGTTGATTTTGATGAGCAATCGCAAACCGATAAGTACAATATGCTCGATGTGGTTGATTTGAACAAAACCATCGATTCACTCGTTAAAAAAAGTGATGAAGAGCATGAAACTTTTGCAAAAAATTTAGAGGTAAGATCGGGCCTGCCACAAATTCAAAAAACGCCTGTCAATTCTAAAAAGAACGATAGCATAACAGAAGAATATACCGGGGCCATTCTAAATATTTTCGATACTAAAAAGAAAATCGAGATGGTAGAATCTGCGTTGCGAACCATTGCTTCTTCAAAGCAACTCATTTCATCCAAAGAAGTCACTTTAAAAAACTCCAAATCGTGGCTTAACAAGCATGTTATTTCGTTCCACGAAAAGTTTGCTTTGGCCTTTGCCTGTATTATCCTGTTTTTTGTGGGTGCTCCATTGGGTGCTTTAATCCGAAAAGGTGGTATTGGGCTGCCCATGGTTATTGCTATTGTGTTGTTTTTGTCATACCATTTCATCGGGATTTTTGCCACCAACAGTGCTAAAAATGGTGGATTCAACCCTATTTTAGCTAGTTGGTTTTCTACTTTGGTGATGTTGCCCTTAGGTATCTTTTTAACCAAAAGAGCGACGGAAGATAAAGGTCTATTTGATTTTGACAGTGTAATTGAACCACTTAAACGCATCTTTAAAATAAAGGAAAAAAACTCGGTTGATTATAAATTTCTTTCCAACCAAAAAAATGAAGAACTTGTCGATATTATCAATAACTATGAGAGTTTGGGCCACGAAGAGCCCGTTCGTTTTGAAGCCATAAAAATTTTAAAAGCCAGAGGGATTGAAACCAAAAAACTAAAGGACAACGGCGTCATTATTAAAGATGAATTCCTAAAATCTGAAGACATTGTTCAAGATTACCAAAACCATGTAACATTTGCAAAAACGCTTTATTTTATTGGGGCGGTATTGTTGGTTTTATTTTTCGTTTTTAGAAATAACAAATTGCCTTCGTTGGCAGATTCGGCCATTCAACTTAGTATAGTATCACTAATTTTATTCGTGATTTATTACATAAAATCCATAAAAAACGCCTTTCAGTTTTACAGCCATATCAACAAAACCCGAAAACGACCAAAAATTTTACTTTTAATAATTGGGCTTCCACTTTATATGATAACCTTCCTCTTCCTCAATCAAAAAATAAAGGAAGACTTAAAACGAAATTGTTTAGACTCTTTAAAATAA
- the ribB gene encoding 3,4-dihydroxy-2-butanone-4-phosphate synthase, protein MTTETTTQKNASEIKLNTIQEAIDDIRNGKVIIVVDDENRENEGDFLAAADKVTPEVINFMATQGRGLICVPLTETRCKELDLDMMVRNNTDHMETAFTVSVDLRGNGVTTGISASDRSKTVKALIDRDTKPFELARPGHIFPLVAKEGGVLRRTGHTEAAIDFARLAGLNPAGVIVEIMNEDGSMARLPQLYDIAKKLDVKIVSIEDLVAYRMQHDSLIEKKEDFDIETRFGNFRLRAYQQTTNDQVHIALTKGQWKDNEEIPTRINSTLVNNDILGTLTNDADKQLDNMFKVVNDAGKGAIIFINQESQSTNILKRLSYLKAEQKPNTIAKAPKIAMDNRDFGIGAQILHDLNIHKLRLISNSGETKRVGLIGYGLEIVDYLKY, encoded by the coding sequence ATGACAACAGAAACCACGACACAGAAAAACGCCTCTGAAATAAAATTGAATACCATTCAAGAAGCTATTGATGATATAAGAAACGGAAAAGTTATTATTGTTGTTGATGACGAAAACCGTGAAAATGAAGGTGATTTTTTGGCTGCTGCCGATAAAGTAACTCCAGAAGTGATCAACTTTATGGCCACCCAAGGCCGCGGATTGATATGTGTGCCACTTACTGAAACCCGTTGTAAAGAACTCGATCTCGATATGATGGTTAGAAACAATACCGATCACATGGAAACGGCCTTTACGGTATCTGTTGATTTAAGAGGTAATGGGGTTACTACAGGAATTTCAGCCAGCGACAGATCTAAAACCGTAAAAGCATTAATTGACCGTGATACCAAACCGTTTGAACTGGCTCGACCAGGACATATTTTTCCATTGGTAGCCAAAGAAGGTGGCGTTTTAAGAAGAACGGGGCATACCGAAGCGGCCATTGATTTTGCCAGACTAGCCGGATTAAATCCAGCAGGGGTTATTGTTGAAATCATGAACGAAGACGGCTCGATGGCCCGATTGCCACAGCTTTATGACATCGCGAAGAAACTCGATGTAAAAATCGTTTCTATTGAAGACCTAGTGGCTTACCGAATGCAGCACGATTCGTTGATTGAGAAAAAAGAAGATTTCGATATCGAAACCCGTTTTGGTAATTTTAGGTTGCGCGCTTACCAACAAACCACCAACGACCAAGTGCATATCGCACTTACAAAAGGCCAATGGAAAGATAACGAGGAGATTCCAACACGAATCAATTCAACATTAGTTAACAACGATATTCTTGGTACATTAACCAACGATGCCGACAAGCAATTGGACAATATGTTCAAAGTGGTTAATGACGCTGGAAAAGGCGCTATCATTTTTATAAATCAGGAATCGCAATCTACCAATATCCTAAAGCGACTATCATATTTAAAAGCCGAACAAAAACCAAACACTATTGCCAAAGCACCTAAAATAGCTATGGATAATAGAGATTTTGGTATTGGGGCACAAATACTGCACGACCTTAACATTCACAAACTACGTTTAATTTCTAACTCCGGAGAAACCAAACGTGTGGGGCTTATCGGCTACGGTTTGGAGATTGTAGATTATTTAAAATATTAA
- a CDS encoding T9SS type A sorting domain-containing protein, which yields MSLVHLCAQPTFKLDSIHQYSWDEGLTDWKHNTRDLYKYDNGGIKETNLLRLVLNGDVWENFYQFNKSYDGNNNLTESILQNWGDGMWNNGSRDSYTYDASNNTKTFSYAIYSGGNWMVFNENVYEYNLRNDIVEDHSTKLDFATLMMVNDQRLNYLYDADNLLEFEILEEWRDVITDWENEERKKYTYNIDEQIILIEIYGWSVSSMEWGAPYRQTIIDYNESNLPTVVTEQTIASGSWVNTVRVENTYDGNNNLVEILGQEWNSSTEEWENSYRQLRGFDTNNNEIELIFESWNASTEMWEGFLRLVKFWSEEGALNVEDSNLQAENIVVYPNPVIDDVTIKGNNLLKSSVNVVLFDAYGNKVKQESIKIGTKELKMSLQNLSSGIYFLWFDDQRIYKMVKQ from the coding sequence TTGTCCCTCGTACATTTGTGCGCGCAACCTACCTTTAAGTTGGATTCCATTCATCAATATTCGTGGGATGAAGGTCTAACCGATTGGAAACATAATACAAGAGACCTTTATAAATACGATAACGGCGGAATAAAAGAAACCAATCTTTTACGCCTTGTTTTAAACGGAGATGTTTGGGAAAATTTTTATCAATTCAACAAGTCGTACGACGGTAATAACAATTTAACGGAAAGCATATTACAAAATTGGGGAGACGGTATGTGGAATAACGGATCGAGGGATAGTTACACCTACGATGCTTCGAACAACACCAAAACATTTAGTTATGCCATATATTCGGGGGGCAATTGGATGGTTTTCAACGAGAATGTTTATGAATATAATTTACGAAACGATATTGTTGAGGACCATAGCACCAAACTTGATTTCGCCACTTTGATGATGGTTAACGATCAACGTTTAAATTACTTGTACGACGCCGATAACCTTCTTGAATTTGAAATATTGGAAGAATGGCGTGATGTCATTACAGATTGGGAAAATGAAGAACGTAAAAAATATACCTACAATATCGATGAGCAGATTATTCTAATTGAAATTTATGGCTGGAGTGTCAGTTCAATGGAGTGGGGTGCGCCTTACCGCCAAACCATTATTGACTATAACGAAAGTAATTTGCCCACGGTAGTAACCGAACAGACTATTGCATCGGGTTCATGGGTAAACACGGTAAGGGTGGAGAACACCTATGACGGCAATAACAATCTAGTTGAAATTTTGGGGCAGGAATGGAACAGTAGCACCGAAGAATGGGAAAACTCATATCGGCAGCTGAGAGGTTTTGACACCAATAACAACGAAATTGAATTGATTTTTGAATCGTGGAATGCTTCAACCGAGATGTGGGAAGGATTTTTAAGATTGGTTAAATTTTGGTCAGAAGAAGGTGCTTTAAATGTTGAAGATTCAAATCTTCAAGCCGAAAATATAGTAGTTTACCCAAATCCGGTTATAGACGATGTAACCATTAAAGGGAACAACCTATTAAAATCTTCAGTAAATGTTGTGCTGTTTGATGCTTATGGGAATAAAGTGAAACAAGAGTCAATTAAAATTGGAACAAAGGAATTGAAAATGTCTTTACAAAATTTAAGCTCGGGCATCTACTTTTTATGGTTTGATGACCAAAGGATTTATAAAATGGTAAAACAATAA
- a CDS encoding two-component regulator propeller domain-containing protein, whose protein sequence is MSTLRTVLVLLITFAVFAQNHKEQMAFRGLTVEHGLSQNSVISMVQDSIGYMWFATQDGLNRYNGRSFKHYSKQFEDITRGTFSNLGKVYIDAQNRLWIITHSGQLELYRTQTDDFKIVNLPFKASSIFQDEALNLFIGTYGNGLLKVDAKTKDTLKVFKNEDAKTTVYHIAQQGKDVLAAASNAVFRVYGNGRYVKIPVEISSETNFSVLENDGNGGVWLGSFGNGLFYMPVNNNQFRKYSHPNLPEDLNIEDLLIDSKNRLWIATYGNGVYLIDFPAKSVKNFKANKNNPFAIHYNDMLCLYEDITGVIWVGSDGTGASYYDEHLIKFNILTNNQVPRSVNVDMVRSFTTDCNDNFWIGTSGKGLTFGDTKNETYKTLTTDNSDLNSNRIISLNIFENDLWVGHQGYGLNIIENLKHYSFYPELTGYTIWRILPESKNRRWLATERQGVILFDKIQGILKEINIENSGLTDNNIRALIKGENGDLWIGTDNSGVFKWHAKTDKVEKIKDLEDKIKSLLLVGETLWVGTYGNGLKKYNLVNQSIRTYTKSDGLPNQVVYGVLPDSDQNLWLSTNNGLCRFDPKNEKFEGFSVDDGLQDTEFNTGAYFKDGHGTIYFGGLEGLNWFNPEQLTYNSAKPKTIISKFEVFSKEWPLNQNSELKYNQNTVTFTFSSLHFSQPERNLYKYRLLNYNDEWVAPKNVNFAHYTNLPPNTYTFQVISSNYDGVWNNEPAFFSFTILKPWYLTDGMKLAYVLLFLLIMFGVYRYLKFRWNIKTQLQLEHAETERLKKLDEFKTKLYTNISHEFRTPLTLISGPIDHQLSKGHLKPEDRKELGLVKQNANRLLNLVNQMVDLSMIDSGQVRLKVSKGNLNILLTQIVSAFRYKASEKHIEIDSKIDRLNSVWYDPDIIEKTVSNLFSNAIKYATKNSSIIFDANRKEDNLVLSVINTTKEISKKDLGKLFERFYQDDTTAEGVGVGLALVKELVTLSKGRIIANSIDTNKIQFTVTLPVSKKAFQPSELYKNDIEEELLCDGHAEADLNDDSPSLLIVEDDADIRAFIATIFKSNYKIIEAKNGKIGVKKALKQIPDLIISDVMMPIQDGIYLCNTLKHDALTSHIPIILLTAKVGEQNIKEGLKTGADAYVTKPFDTETLKLRVEKLIENREKLQKHFSKGFTVNPDIQISSTEEDFLKRLKTVLDDNLINPDFTSVAFAENMGMSRTQLHRKLKAIAGVSTSEFIRSQRLKLSIDLLIKSDSTISEIAYQVGFNTPSYFIKCFKEVYNCTPNEYLQKN, encoded by the coding sequence ATGAGTACATTAAGAACGGTTCTGGTATTATTGATCACGTTTGCTGTTTTTGCCCAAAACCATAAAGAACAGATGGCTTTTAGGGGACTGACGGTAGAGCACGGTTTGTCGCAAAACAGCGTTATCAGTATGGTTCAAGATTCCATTGGCTACATGTGGTTTGCCACGCAAGACGGTCTTAACCGTTACAACGGCCGATCTTTTAAACATTACAGTAAACAGTTTGAAGATATTACCCGAGGCACATTTAGCAACTTGGGAAAGGTGTATATTGATGCGCAAAACCGCTTGTGGATCATTACCCATTCTGGGCAATTGGAACTTTACCGAACACAAACGGATGATTTTAAAATTGTTAACCTTCCGTTTAAGGCCAGTTCTATTTTTCAGGACGAAGCTTTAAATCTTTTTATTGGCACTTATGGCAACGGACTTTTAAAAGTCGATGCAAAAACTAAAGACACCCTTAAGGTTTTTAAAAATGAAGATGCCAAAACTACTGTTTATCATATTGCGCAACAAGGCAAAGACGTTTTGGCTGCAGCTTCAAACGCGGTTTTTCGGGTTTATGGCAATGGACGCTATGTAAAAATTCCCGTAGAAATTTCTTCGGAAACCAATTTCAGCGTATTGGAAAACGATGGTAATGGTGGGGTTTGGCTAGGTTCGTTTGGCAATGGTCTCTTTTACATGCCCGTAAATAACAATCAATTTAGAAAATACAGTCACCCCAATCTTCCAGAAGATTTAAACATTGAAGATTTGTTAATAGATAGCAAAAACCGCCTATGGATTGCTACCTATGGCAATGGGGTTTATTTAATTGATTTCCCCGCCAAAAGTGTCAAAAATTTTAAGGCCAATAAAAACAATCCGTTTGCCATCCATTATAACGATATGCTTTGTTTGTACGAAGACATCACTGGGGTAATTTGGGTTGGCTCGGATGGAACTGGCGCCAGTTATTACGACGAACACCTAATAAAATTCAATATTTTAACCAACAACCAAGTGCCACGGTCGGTGAATGTAGATATGGTAAGAAGTTTTACAACTGATTGCAATGATAACTTTTGGATTGGGACTTCCGGAAAAGGACTAACCTTTGGCGATACCAAAAATGAAACTTATAAAACTTTAACCACTGATAATTCTGATCTTAACAGCAATCGCATAATAAGCTTAAATATTTTTGAAAACGATCTTTGGGTAGGGCACCAAGGCTACGGACTAAATATTATTGAAAATTTAAAGCATTATAGTTTTTATCCTGAATTGACAGGTTATACCATTTGGCGCATTTTGCCCGAATCGAAAAACCGAAGATGGTTAGCTACAGAGCGGCAAGGTGTTATTTTGTTTGATAAAATCCAAGGCATTCTCAAGGAAATTAATATTGAAAATTCGGGGTTGACCGATAACAATATTCGGGCTTTAATTAAGGGCGAAAATGGTGATTTATGGATTGGTACCGATAATTCGGGCGTATTCAAATGGCATGCCAAAACCGATAAGGTTGAAAAAATTAAAGATCTGGAGGATAAAATAAAATCGTTGCTTTTGGTTGGCGAAACGCTTTGGGTGGGCACTTATGGCAATGGTTTAAAAAAATACAATCTAGTAAATCAATCCATAAGAACTTATACTAAAAGCGATGGTTTGCCCAACCAAGTGGTTTATGGCGTGTTGCCCGATAGCGATCAAAATTTATGGTTGAGTACCAATAATGGTTTGTGCCGTTTCGATCCCAAAAACGAAAAATTTGAAGGATTTAGCGTTGATGATGGTTTACAGGATACCGAGTTCAATACTGGGGCTTATTTTAAAGATGGGCACGGTACCATTTATTTTGGGGGGCTTGAAGGGCTCAACTGGTTCAATCCAGAGCAATTAACTTATAATTCGGCTAAACCCAAAACCATTATTTCGAAGTTTGAAGTTTTTTCAAAGGAATGGCCTTTAAATCAAAATTCCGAATTAAAATACAACCAAAATACCGTAACGTTTACGTTTTCCAGTTTGCATTTTTCGCAACCAGAGCGTAATTTGTACAAATACAGACTCCTAAACTATAACGACGAGTGGGTGGCACCGAAAAACGTTAATTTTGCACATTACACCAATTTACCGCCAAATACCTATACTTTTCAAGTTATTTCTTCAAATTATGATGGTGTTTGGAATAACGAGCCCGCTTTTTTTTCGTTTACCATTCTAAAGCCCTGGTACTTAACAGACGGTATGAAACTGGCTTATGTATTGCTATTTTTACTTATAATGTTCGGGGTTTATAGGTATTTAAAATTTCGATGGAATATAAAAACCCAGTTGCAGCTCGAGCATGCCGAAACTGAGCGATTAAAAAAGCTGGACGAGTTTAAAACGAAACTTTATACCAACATTTCACATGAATTTAGAACACCGCTTACACTTATTTCGGGACCTATAGACCATCAATTGTCCAAAGGCCATTTAAAACCAGAAGACCGAAAGGAATTGGGCTTGGTGAAACAAAATGCCAATAGGCTGCTTAATCTGGTAAATCAGATGGTGGATTTATCAATGATTGATTCCGGACAGGTACGTTTAAAAGTTTCAAAAGGCAATTTGAACATCCTTTTAACCCAAATTGTTTCGGCGTTTCGGTATAAAGCTTCTGAAAAACATATTGAAATAGACAGTAAAATTGATCGCTTAAATTCGGTTTGGTATGACCCTGATATCATTGAAAAAACGGTTTCAAACTTATTTTCAAATGCTATTAAATATGCAACGAAGAACAGCAGTATTATTTTTGATGCCAACCGTAAGGAAGATAATTTGGTGCTTTCGGTAATCAATACCACCAAGGAAATTTCAAAAAAAGACCTCGGAAAACTTTTCGAGCGGTTTTACCAAGATGATACCACGGCCGAAGGTGTTGGGGTAGGGCTGGCATTGGTAAAGGAATTGGTAACACTTTCAAAAGGAAGAATAATTGCGAACAGTATCGATACCAATAAAATTCAATTTACGGTGACGCTTCCGGTAAGTAAAAAGGCATTCCAACCTTCAGAACTATATAAAAATGACATTGAAGAGGAGTTGCTTTGTGATGGACATGCTGAAGCAGATTTGAACGACGATAGCCCCAGTTTGCTTATTGTTGAAGATGATGCCGATATACGGGCGTTTATAGCTACTATTTTTAAAAGCAATTATAAAATAATTGAGGCCAAAAACGGAAAAATAGGCGTTAAAAAGGCACTGAAGCAAATCCCCGATTTGATTATCAGTGATGTGATGATGCCGATCCAGGATGGTATTTATTTGTGCAATACTTTAAAACACGATGCGTTAACTAGCCACATACCCATAATACTTTTAACGGCCAAAGTGGGCGAGCAAAACATAAAAGAAGGCTTAAAAACGGGAGCAGACGCTTATGTAACTAAACCTTTTGATACAGAAACCCTAAAGTTACGGGTTGAAAAATTGATTGAAAACCGCGAAAAACTTCAAAAGCATTTCAGTAAAGGGTTTACGGTGAACCCCGATATTCAAATTTCTTCCACCGAAGAAGACTTCTTGAAACGTTTAAAAACGGTGCTGGATGATAATTTAATCAACCCCGATTTTACAAGTGTGGCTTTCGCCGAAAACATGGGCATGAGCAGAACGCAATTGCACAGAAAATTAAAGGCCATTGCCGGTGTGAGCACTTCAGAATTTATTAGGTCGCAACGTTTAAAGCTGTCCATAGATCTTTTGATAAAATCAGATTCAACAATTTCAGAAATCGCTTATCAAGTCGGTTTCAATACGCCATCCTATTTCATTAAATGCTTTAAGGAAGTTTATAATTGCACGCCAAACGAATACCTTCAGAAAAACTGA